The Zalophus californianus isolate mZalCal1 chromosome 7, mZalCal1.pri.v2, whole genome shotgun sequence genome includes a region encoding these proteins:
- the CILK1 gene encoding serine/threonine-protein kinase ICK isoform X2 has translation MKRKFYSWEECMNLREVKSLKKLNHANVVKLKEVIRENDHLYFIFEYMKENLYQLIKERNKLFPESAIRNIMYQILQGLAFIHKHGFFHRDLKPENLLCMGPELVKIADFGLAREIRSRPPYTDYVSTRWYRAPEVLLRSTNYSSPIDIWAVGCIMAEVYTLRPLFPGASEIDTIFKICQLLGTPKKTDWPEGYQLSSAMNFRWPQCVPNNLKTLIPNASSEAIQLLRDMLQWDPKKRPTASQALRYPYFQIGHPLGSATQSLQDSGKAQKDVLEKAGPPPHIKPVPPTQPPTKPHPRISSRQYQASQPPQHLMYPFKAEASRTDHPNHLPEDKPSPLLFPSLHTKNPPSKTLAGLEHKNGEIKPKSRRRWGLVSRSTKDSDDWADLDDLDFSPSLTRIDLKNKKRQSEETLCRFESVLDLKPSEPVSTGNSAPTQTSYQRRDTPTLRSAAKQHYLKHSRYLPGINMRNGILPNPGKDFIPSNPWSSSGLSGKSSGTVSVISKINSVGSSSTSSSGLTGNYIPSFLKKEVGSAVQRVHLAPIPDPSPGYSSLKAVRPHPGRPFFHTQPRSTPGLMPRPPAAQPVHGRTDWVSKYASRR, from the exons TCTTTAAAGAAGCTCAACCATGCCAATGTGGTAAAATTAAAAGAAGTTATCAGGGAAAATgatcatctttattttatcttcGAGTACATGAAGGAAAATCTTTACCAGCTCATTAAAGAAAG AAATAAGTTGTTTCCTGAATCTGCTATAAGGAATATAATGTACCAGATATTACAAGGACTTGCATTTATTCACAAACACG GCTTCTTCCATCGGGACTTAAAGCCTGAGAACCTCCTCTGCATGGGCCCAGAACTTGTGAAAATTGCAGACTTCGGGTTGGCCCGAGAAATCCGATCAAGACCCCCATACACTGACTATGTATCTACCAGATG GTACCGGGCTCCAGAAGTGCTCCTGAGGTCTACCAACTACAGCTCCCCCATTGACATCTGGGCGGTGGGCTGCATCATGGCCGAAGTGTACACCCTCAGGCCACTCTTCCCCGGGGCCAGTGAAATTGACACCATCTTCAAAATTTGCCAGCTGCTGGGGACACCCAAAAAG ACCGACTGGCCTGAAGGCTACCAACTCTCTAGTGCGATGAACTTCCGCTGGCCCCAGTGTGTACCCAATAACTTAAAGACCCTGATTCCAAATGCGAGCAGCGAAGCCATTCAGCTCCTGAGAGACATGCTCCAGTGGGATCCCAAGAAACGGCCAACAGCTAGTCag GCTCTTCGATATCCTTACTTCCAGATTGGGCATCCACTGGGCAGCGCCACACAGAGCCTTCAAGATTCAGGAAAAGCACAGAAGGATGTCCTGGAAAAGGCAGGCCCACCTCCTCACATCAAGCCggtcccccccacccagcccccaaccAAGCCACACCCGCGGATTTCTTCGAGACAATATCAAGCCAGCCAGCCCCCTCAGCATCTCATGTACCCCTTCAAAGCAGAGGCTTCCAGGACAGATCACCCGAACCATCTCCCGGAGGACAAGCCAAGCCCATTGCTCTTCCCATCCCTCCATACCAAGAATCCTCCGTCG AAAACGCTAGCTGGCCTGGAACACAAAAATGGGGAGATCAAGCCCAAGAGTCGGAGAAGGTGGGGGCTTGTGTCCCGGTCGACAAAAGATTCCGATGACTGGGCTGACTTGGATGACTTGGATTTCAGTCCGTCCCTCACCAGGATTGACCTGAAAAACAAGAAGAGACAGAGCGAGGAGACTCTCTGCAG ATTTGAGAGTGTTCTGGACCTGAAGCCCTCTGAGCCCGTCAGTACAGGCAACAGCGCCCCCACCCAGACCTCCTATCAGAGGCGAGACACACCAACCCTGAGGTCCGCGGCCAAGCAACACTACCTGAAACACTCGCGATACTTGCCTG GAATAAATATGAGAAACGGCATACTTCCAAATCCAGGCAAGGATTTTATTCCATCTAATCCGTGGTCTAGTTCTGGTTTGTCTGGAAAATCTTCAGGAACAGTATCAGTAATCAGCAAAATAAATTCCG TTGGTTCCAGTTCTACAAGTTCTAGTGGACTGACTGGCAACTATATCCCGTCCTTTCTGAAAAAAGAAGTTGGTTCTGCTGTGCAGAGGGTACACTTGGCACCTATTCCAGACCCTTCTCCTG GCTATTCTTCCCTGAAGGCTGTGAGACCTCATCCCGGGCGACCTTTCTTCCACACCCAGCCTAGAAGCACTCCCGGGCTGATGCCCCGACCTCCGGCTGCCCAGCCAGTGCACGGCCGGACCGACTGGGTTTCTAAGTATGCGTCTCGGCGATGA
- the CILK1 gene encoding serine/threonine-protein kinase ICK isoform X1, translated as MNRYTTIKQLGDGTYGSVLLGRSIESGELIAIKKMKRKFYSWEECMNLREVKSLKKLNHANVVKLKEVIRENDHLYFIFEYMKENLYQLIKERNKLFPESAIRNIMYQILQGLAFIHKHGFFHRDLKPENLLCMGPELVKIADFGLAREIRSRPPYTDYVSTRWYRAPEVLLRSTNYSSPIDIWAVGCIMAEVYTLRPLFPGASEIDTIFKICQLLGTPKKTDWPEGYQLSSAMNFRWPQCVPNNLKTLIPNASSEAIQLLRDMLQWDPKKRPTASQALRYPYFQIGHPLGSATQSLQDSGKAQKDVLEKAGPPPHIKPVPPTQPPTKPHPRISSRQYQASQPPQHLMYPFKAEASRTDHPNHLPEDKPSPLLFPSLHTKNPPSKTLAGLEHKNGEIKPKSRRRWGLVSRSTKDSDDWADLDDLDFSPSLTRIDLKNKKRQSEETLCRFESVLDLKPSEPVSTGNSAPTQTSYQRRDTPTLRSAAKQHYLKHSRYLPGINMRNGILPNPGKDFIPSNPWSSSGLSGKSSGTVSVISKINSVGSSSTSSSGLTGNYIPSFLKKEVGSAVQRVHLAPIPDPSPGYSSLKAVRPHPGRPFFHTQPRSTPGLMPRPPAAQPVHGRTDWVSKYASRR; from the exons TCTTTAAAGAAGCTCAACCATGCCAATGTGGTAAAATTAAAAGAAGTTATCAGGGAAAATgatcatctttattttatcttcGAGTACATGAAGGAAAATCTTTACCAGCTCATTAAAGAAAG AAATAAGTTGTTTCCTGAATCTGCTATAAGGAATATAATGTACCAGATATTACAAGGACTTGCATTTATTCACAAACACG GCTTCTTCCATCGGGACTTAAAGCCTGAGAACCTCCTCTGCATGGGCCCAGAACTTGTGAAAATTGCAGACTTCGGGTTGGCCCGAGAAATCCGATCAAGACCCCCATACACTGACTATGTATCTACCAGATG GTACCGGGCTCCAGAAGTGCTCCTGAGGTCTACCAACTACAGCTCCCCCATTGACATCTGGGCGGTGGGCTGCATCATGGCCGAAGTGTACACCCTCAGGCCACTCTTCCCCGGGGCCAGTGAAATTGACACCATCTTCAAAATTTGCCAGCTGCTGGGGACACCCAAAAAG ACCGACTGGCCTGAAGGCTACCAACTCTCTAGTGCGATGAACTTCCGCTGGCCCCAGTGTGTACCCAATAACTTAAAGACCCTGATTCCAAATGCGAGCAGCGAAGCCATTCAGCTCCTGAGAGACATGCTCCAGTGGGATCCCAAGAAACGGCCAACAGCTAGTCag GCTCTTCGATATCCTTACTTCCAGATTGGGCATCCACTGGGCAGCGCCACACAGAGCCTTCAAGATTCAGGAAAAGCACAGAAGGATGTCCTGGAAAAGGCAGGCCCACCTCCTCACATCAAGCCggtcccccccacccagcccccaaccAAGCCACACCCGCGGATTTCTTCGAGACAATATCAAGCCAGCCAGCCCCCTCAGCATCTCATGTACCCCTTCAAAGCAGAGGCTTCCAGGACAGATCACCCGAACCATCTCCCGGAGGACAAGCCAAGCCCATTGCTCTTCCCATCCCTCCATACCAAGAATCCTCCGTCG AAAACGCTAGCTGGCCTGGAACACAAAAATGGGGAGATCAAGCCCAAGAGTCGGAGAAGGTGGGGGCTTGTGTCCCGGTCGACAAAAGATTCCGATGACTGGGCTGACTTGGATGACTTGGATTTCAGTCCGTCCCTCACCAGGATTGACCTGAAAAACAAGAAGAGACAGAGCGAGGAGACTCTCTGCAG ATTTGAGAGTGTTCTGGACCTGAAGCCCTCTGAGCCCGTCAGTACAGGCAACAGCGCCCCCACCCAGACCTCCTATCAGAGGCGAGACACACCAACCCTGAGGTCCGCGGCCAAGCAACACTACCTGAAACACTCGCGATACTTGCCTG GAATAAATATGAGAAACGGCATACTTCCAAATCCAGGCAAGGATTTTATTCCATCTAATCCGTGGTCTAGTTCTGGTTTGTCTGGAAAATCTTCAGGAACAGTATCAGTAATCAGCAAAATAAATTCCG TTGGTTCCAGTTCTACAAGTTCTAGTGGACTGACTGGCAACTATATCCCGTCCTTTCTGAAAAAAGAAGTTGGTTCTGCTGTGCAGAGGGTACACTTGGCACCTATTCCAGACCCTTCTCCTG GCTATTCTTCCCTGAAGGCTGTGAGACCTCATCCCGGGCGACCTTTCTTCCACACCCAGCCTAGAAGCACTCCCGGGCTGATGCCCCGACCTCCGGCTGCCCAGCCAGTGCACGGCCGGACCGACTGGGTTTCTAAGTATGCGTCTCGGCGATGA